Within the Chiloscyllium punctatum isolate Juve2018m chromosome 9, sChiPun1.3, whole genome shotgun sequence genome, the region TATGAGCATCTGAGGACGGTTGTTGTTTTCTATTTACATTGAATATTAAAAATGCGTACAGAAAGATCCCGCGAACAACAATGAGATGCTTGATTGTTGATCTCCTTTGGTATTGTTCAAGAACTGAATATTGACCGGACCGACAGCAAACGGCTACCGAccggaaacgttaactctgtttctgtctacaCATTGCTTGTCCTGTTGGGTATTCCCAGTTCTAATTTCCAGCTGTTCGTTTCTCTCAGAGGGCGTCCCGTTCTTTCTGGGAAAAGAAATGTCATGGGATATTTCCGATCTGCCTGCACAGGTGGATGCGGATGTCCCAACATAACCTCTCATTCCAAAAATGGTACTTCTGACTCAGCTGTCAGCTTAGATGATGTGCCTCAGGTGGATTTGACTTAGAAATAAATACAGTACAAGTATGTCTGTGTTCTGATGGCATTAGAATCAGAGTCCATTGTTTGTACCCATCAAGCAAAGGTATCTATTTTCCAATCTAAATTTCTTggcttttttttatttgaaaagcCGTAGTAGATGAAGCCTCCGTAACATGACATCTATTTTCCACCCTGTGAGTATGGTTGAGTTTACCTTGGCTCAGTCTCTTTGAGTGCTGCTGGGGAGGACTCTACGTGTTGTCCACGCTGCTCTGGCGGTAGCCCAGCATTTTCATCGCCGTCTGGCAACTCTGTTCCACCTGCTGGATCTGCCACAGGCTCAGcctcttcctccaggcgctgACGGCTTCCTTCGCGTCCCTGGACGAGATGAGGAAGGGCCGGTCCGAGGAGTAGCCCACGCCGCGGGTCATGTTCCACACGTAGCTCTCGGTGGCCGGCGTGACCGTCAGGTTGGCGAAGGCGTACAGCGTCCTGAGGCTGCCCAGGGGCTCCAGCACCAGGTCCTCGTAGCGGACGGTGAGGTAGCGAGCCCGCACCCAGTCAGGAGCCCGCTTCACCAGCGCCTGGTCCCTGCTCCAAGCCTCGCAGATTACCTCCAGTGCTTTGGAGACGTACGCTTCGGCCCGTTGGGCTCTGCTGGAGAGCCAGGAGCCCTTGCTGTCCCTCTGGGACCTCTTGCTCTTGCTTCTCAGCACCTGGATGCTCTCCCTGACCAGGGACTGCTTGGACTTCAGGCGGGAGTTGTGCACGGCTCTGGGGTCCCTCACCAGCTGCACCACCTTGAAGTTGAGCGAGGGGTCGCGCATCAGGGTGAAGAGCACGCCGGCGTCCAGCACCCGGACATCCTTGATGACCACCGCCGGGTACTTCCTGCACTCCCGCTCCAGCTCCTCGAGAGGGCGCGCCGCGCACCGCCGCTCGCACACCGCGCCGTCCACCAGCTGCACCCGCTCCTTGCTGTAGGCGCCGCACAGCGGGGCCGAGCAGATCACCTTGTTGTTGCGCCAGCCGAACACGGTGCGGGTGCTGAGCGGGGCCGCTGCGGCCGCCGCTGAGGCCGCAGCCGCGTACAGCCCCAGCACCGAGAAGTCGCAGCGGAACAGCGAGCGCAGCATGT harbors:
- the chst7 gene encoding carbohydrate sulfotransferase 7 codes for the protein MKLLRTRCLTLVAIYSLLLLTISYFLDCRKKPRAPGEQQQQQQLLARDCPDIVAQEVWADWGNATAAAGGTGKQHIYLHATWRTGSSFVGELFNQHPAAFYLYEPMWLMWQALYPGDAESLQGAVRDMLRSLFRCDFSVLGLYAAAASAAAAAAPLSTRTVFGWRNNKVICSAPLCGAYSKERVQLVDGAVCERRCAARPLEELERECRKYPAVVIKDVRVLDAGVLFTLMRDPSLNFKVVQLVRDPRAVHNSRLKSKQSLVRESIQVLRSKSKRSQRDSKGSWLSSRAQRAEAYVSKALEVICEAWSRDQALVKRAPDWVRARYLTVRYEDLVLEPLGSLRTLYAFANLTVTPATESYVWNMTRGVGYSSDRPFLISSRDAKEAVSAWRKRLSLWQIQQVEQSCQTAMKMLGYRQSSVDNT